In Mycolicibacterium nivoides, the DNA window GTCGACGCGCGAAGCGCAGGTGCTGGCCCTGGTGGGCACCGGGGCCACCAACTCCGATATCGGCCGCGCCCTGCACATCAGCGAGGCCACGGTGAAGACGCATCTGCTGCGGGCGTTCAACAAGCTCGGGGTGTCCGACCGGACGGCAGCGGTCACCACCGCGATGTCGCTCGGGTTGCTCGACTGAGCCGGATCAGGCCAGCCGCTGCACGGCGGTGGCGATCCGCTCGTCTGTCGCAGTCAGCGCGACCCGCACGTACTGCGCTCCTGCCGGACCGTAGAACTCGCCCGGCGCCACCAGGATCCCGCGCTCGGCCAGCCACCTGACGGTGTCGCGGCACGGCTCGCCACGGGTGGCCCACAGGTACAGGCCCGCCTCGGAGTGCTCGACGGTGAACCCGGCCGCCTGCAGGGCGGGCAGCAGGACCGCACGGCGCTTCAGGTACCGCTCGCGTTGGATCGCTTCGTGCTCGTCGTCGTCGAGGGCGGCGGTCATCGCGGCCTGCACCGGCGTCGGCACCATCATCCCGGCGTGCTTGCGCACCGCGAGCAGCTCGGCCACCACGGCAGGATCCCCGGCGACGAACCCGGCGCGGTAGCCGGCCAACGAAGAGGTCTTGGACAGGGAGTGCACGGCCAGCAGGCCGGTGTGGTCGCCGTCGCAGACAGACGGGTGCAGCACGCTGAACGGCTCGGCTTCCCAGCTCAGGCCCAGATAGCACTCGTCAGACGCGATCAGTACGCCACGATCCCGGGCCCAGGCCACCACCTTGCGCAGGTGGTCCACCCCGAGCACGCGGCCGGTGGGGTTGCTGGGCGAGTTCAGGTAGATCAGCGCGGGACGTTGCGGCCCCAGCTGGGTCAGCGAATCGGCACGCAGCACCTGCGCCCCGGCCAGCAGGGCGCCCACCTCGTAGGTGGGGTAGGCCAGTTCGGGAACGACGACGGTATCGCCGGGGCCGATCGCCAGCAGTGTCGGCAGCCAGGCGATCAGCTCCTTGGTGCCGATCACCGGCAGCACCGCGTCCGGTGCCAGGTCGGTGATGCCGTAGCGGCGTTGCAGCGCGGCCAGGGCGGAGGCACGAAGGGCCGGGGTACCGGCGGTCGTCGGGTAGCCCGGAGCGGAGCTGGCGGCGGCCAGCGCATCCCGGATCACCGGCGCCACCGGATCAACCGGAGTACCTACCGAAAGGTCGACGATTCCGTCGGGGTGCGACCGGGCCAGGGCCGTGACGTCGGCCAGGGTGTCCCACGGGAACTCTGGCAGTACCGCCGAACGACGCTGTCGCACCACGTCAGTCTCGAAGCCGGTCTCGACTGTGCTCAGTCCTCGGCCTTGGCCGGCAGATCCTTGATCACCTGCGGATCGTTGTCGGTCTCGCCGACCTTGGAAGCGCCGCCGGGTGAGCCCAGTTCGGAGAAGAAGTCCGCGTTGGCCTGCGCGTAGCTGCTCCACTGGTCGGGCACGTCATCTTCGTAGTAGATGGCC includes these proteins:
- the dapC gene encoding succinyldiaminopimelate transaminase, producing the protein MVRQRRSAVLPEFPWDTLADVTALARSHPDGIVDLSVGTPVDPVAPVIRDALAAASSAPGYPTTAGTPALRASALAALQRRYGITDLAPDAVLPVIGTKELIAWLPTLLAIGPGDTVVVPELAYPTYEVGALLAGAQVLRADSLTQLGPQRPALIYLNSPSNPTGRVLGVDHLRKVVAWARDRGVLIASDECYLGLSWEAEPFSVLHPSVCDGDHTGLLAVHSLSKTSSLAGYRAGFVAGDPAVVAELLAVRKHAGMMVPTPVQAAMTAALDDDEHEAIQRERYLKRRAVLLPALQAAGFTVEHSEAGLYLWATRGEPCRDTVRWLAERGILVAPGEFYGPAGAQYVRVALTATDERIATAVQRLA
- the fdxA gene encoding ferredoxin, producing MTYVIAEPCVDVKDKACIEECPVDCIYEGARMLYIHPDECVDCGACEPVCPVEAIYYEDDVPDQWSSYAQANADFFSELGSPGGASKVGETDNDPQVIKDLPAKAED